The Nitrospirota bacterium genome includes the window CATCTATGCAGCAAGGCTAGCTCTTAATGGTATCACCCTAAAACCTAAGATTTATCTGCAAAGCGGCTTATTAAATCCGGATGTAGCAGTGTCGGATGTTATTGGTAAATTAGTCTCAGACGTTGATATTATAAACATACCTGAAAGCCTCGAGGAAATTTATAACATACCAGGTTCTTATGAAGCTGTTAAACAGCATTTGCCTAAGATAACCATTGTAACGCCATCTTTTAATCACGCAGCTTTTCTTGAGGAGTGTATTCTGTCTGTGATTTCTGAAGGCTATCCCAATTTGCAATACATAATAATGGATGGCGGCAGCTCTGACGGCTCTGTGGAAATAATACAACGATACGAAAAATACTTAAGCCATTGGCAGAGCGCTCCTGATAACGGACAGTACGAGGCAATAAATGAGGGCTTTAAACTTGCCGATGGTGAGATAATGGGCTGGATTAACTCTGACGATAAACTTCACCCGGGAGCTCTTTGGACAGTAGCCAGGGTTTTTACTGCTTGCGTACACGTTGAATGGATAATGGGCAGACCCACAGTGTGGGCAGCTAGTGGTAAATTAGCTAATGTTGTAAACCCCATTCCTCAGTGGTGCAGAGGGTACTATTTAGAAGGAAAAATCGGCCCCCCTCACATTCAACAAGAATCTACCTTCTGGAAATCGTCACTTTGGAAAAAAACCGGAGGCTACATTGATCCCACTCTTAAGTACGCAGGGGACTTAGAACTATGGACAAGGTTTTTCCGGTACGCCAGGCTTTATAGCGTGGATGCACTTTTAGGTGGCATTAGGTCTCATCCCAACCAAAAGACCTGGCAGGAGGGCATAAGCTTATATAACGAAGAGGCTGAGCAGATTCTTAAAAGAGAAAGGGAATTTTACGAAAAATCAGGGGAACCTCTTTTATCGCCCCCGGAGATCATTATACCCGACACTCTTAGCCACACCCTCTTATACAACTACATACCAAACGATTTAGAAATTAGTAAAAAGTCTCTAAAAATTCATGTCGCGTTTTCAGGACTTGGCGCTGGCAACATTGGCGATGAGGCTATGATGCTCGGGTTCTTATCGCTTTACAAATTACCACAAGGAACAACTATTGAAGTGTGGGACAAAAAAGAACCTGCTCTTAAAGTGTTTACAGAGCGTTTTGAGTTTGTGGATTATACTGATATTGAAACTTGTCAGACACTCTGTCTAAATGCTGACTGTGTGTTTGTAGTTGGCGCCACAATTGTTACCGAGATGTTAAGTACCGATTGGCCTTTAAGAGTGTTGGGAGACAAGTACGATTTCTGTTCAACCCACGGCATTCCACTTCATGTTATCGGCACTGGAGTCGATATGATTTTTAGCGAGGAGGCTAAAAGCCTTTTTTATAAAGGGTTTTATAGAATAGATTCGTGGACAGTCAGAAGTGAAAGAAGCCGGCGGGTTTTATTGGGTCTTGGTATAAGTCCTGATAAAATAATTACTGCTGCTGATTTAGCATGGCATACTCCTATGGATGGTTTTGACCCTGACTGGGCAAAAAACTGTCTTATGTCTTTGGGTATTGATGTGGCAAGACCTCTTATAGGGGTTAATGTTGTCAATGAGAAGTGGACTGATGCACAACATATTAAAGAGCAAATAGCTGAAACCCTAGATGAATTGATAGAGAAACACGGGTTTCAGATAGCATTTTTTTGTAACGAAACCAGAGAGGGAAAATACTACGATAAAGAAGCGGCACTTTCAGTTATAAGTTTGATGAAAAACCCCGCTACCCTTGTTCCCAACATTTACTATACGCCTATACAGATGATTTCCATGCTTTCCTTTTGCCGTTTTACTATCTCCTTCAGATACCATTTTACGGTTTTCAGCATCCTTGCCGGCACTGTGCCAATCTCTGTTTTAAGAGGCGATAAACTGATTGAGCTCGTTAATGAGTTTAATGGATTACACACGGGACGGCCTGAAAACATTTCCAAAGTCAAAATACTTAACGCTCTTTCAAATGGCGAGCGGCTTTATAATAAGATAAAATTAACTCAAAAAATAGTAATCAAAACCCTGAGAGAAAGAGGATTTTTAAATACAGCGTTTATCAAAAACCTTAATTCAAATTCATTTGGTAAAAGGCGCATTCTTAATAAAACCAAATCTAAACCTACTCCCCCATCTCTTTTATGGGTGAGGATAGATTCAATCGGAGATGCACTACTTTCTATCGGTATGCTTTCAGAAATCAGGAAAAAGTATGATGGCTATAGGGTAACAGTTTTATGCCAAAGTCATGTAAAGGATCTTTATGAAACCTGTCCATTTGTTGATAACATTATCACTATAAATAAACATCAGGCAGCTCATGACGAGGTTTACAGAAATAGAGTGGTTAAAACTATCCGAGACGCAAACCCGGTAATTGCGCTTAATTCACAATACTCAAGAGAGCAGCTTTCCGATTTTTTCACAATCGAAAGCGCTGCAAGAGAAAAGGTCGCTTTCTTTGGTGATTCAGGTAATCACCTCTCTGTCGATATACGCGAAAAAAATAACCTTGCTCACTCTAAAATTATTGAAATCTACGACAAAAAAATAAACGAGCTAAGACGCAACGAGCAATTTTTAGTATCGCTTGCAATAAATACAAAACCTCTTACACCACAGATGTGGTTAACCGAGGAGGATGAGCGTTTTTGTAAAGACATGTTTAATATGTATAACGTTCTTCCAGAAAAGTTGATAACTATTGCCCCTGCTGCTCAGTTTAACTGTAAAGTTTATGACAGGCTCGATGAGGCATTAGACGGTCTCGATGATTATGACATCTGCGTCTTAGGCACTGATGATGCTGCACCTTCAGCTGAGAAAATCGAGCGACGCTTCAAAGGCCGCGTGTTTAATCTAACCACTAAAACAACGCTAAGACAAACCGCCGCCGTTATAAAAAACTCCACCCTGTTTGTGGGTCCTGATTCGATGGCGGCACACATTGCCTGTGCGTTTGATATTCCAAACGTGGTAATGCTGGGAGGAGGTCATCCTGGGCGTTTCTTGCCATATCATAAAACCACTACGGCTGTCTCACTGCCGATAAACTGTTATGGCTGCAACTGGGACTGCAGATATGGCACATATTATTGTATAAAGAACATAAAACCTGAGACTGTTAATTATGCCATTAAAAAAGCATTGTCTGAAGCTTTTGTTAGCAAACAAAATAAGCTCCCTGAGTGGGGAGTGACAACAGGCTGGCAGTTGGATGAACTCAGAGCAGACAACCGCAAACCACAGATAATCTTTGAATCACCATCCCTCTGGGACACTAACATAAAAGTGCCACGATGGAAACTGCCTGATGATTACATTAATTTAAATGAATTCAAAATAATATATACTCATGAAACTCCGAAGATGAATAAACACTTCTCTTTTAACAAAACTCCTTATGAATTTCTTGCCACTGCTATCGTTTCAACTTATAAGTCAGAAAGATTCTTAAGACAGTGTTTGACTGATTTATGCAACCAAACTATTTACAATCACCTTGAGATAATTGTTCTTG containing:
- a CDS encoding glycosyltransferase, translated to MNLIQALENANNEFILWIRTDSIGDTVLSITMLDEIKKVYPQLKIAVLCQNSIRELYEPCPHVNHIITFDKQRALAEIPYRDDIILSIHQLKPLFAFNSQYSRESISDTFTVYSGAKYIAGFSGNTCNMEETERDANNALYTDLITSGETHKSELKRYVDFLSALGITVNSLKPRLYTNLDDEKIVFEKIFDSFGLKTYKPIVILPSAQSSYRIYPRFLEVMEGLKDFPLIIAGGTDMVDFGRKLAEDFSGTCFDLCGKTTLRQTAALICKSRLAICSESAAAHIACAVGTPNVVILGGGHFGRFIPYSNLTSTVSLPLNCYGCGWTCTHEDSFQCLKDIEPKSVIYAARLALNGITLKPKIYLQSGLLNPDVAVSDVIGKLVSDVDIINIPESLEEIYNIPGSYEAVKQHLPKITIVTPSFNHAAFLEECILSVISEGYPNLQYIIMDGGSSDGSVEIIQRYEKYLSHWQSAPDNGQYEAINEGFKLADGEIMGWINSDDKLHPGALWTVARVFTACVHVEWIMGRPTVWAASGKLANVVNPIPQWCRGYYLEGKIGPPHIQQESTFWKSSLWKKTGGYIDPTLKYAGDLELWTRFFRYARLYSVDALLGGIRSHPNQKTWQEGISLYNEEAEQILKREREFYEKSGEPLLSPPEIIIPDTLSHTLLYNYIPNDLEISKKSLKIHVAFSGLGAGNIGDEAMMLGFLSLYKLPQGTTIEVWDKKEPALKVFTERFEFVDYTDIETCQTLCLNADCVFVVGATIVTEMLSTDWPLRVLGDKYDFCSTHGIPLHVIGTGVDMIFSEEAKSLFYKGFYRIDSWTVRSERSRRVLLGLGISPDKIITAADLAWHTPMDGFDPDWAKNCLMSLGIDVARPLIGVNVVNEKWTDAQHIKEQIAETLDELIEKHGFQIAFFCNETREGKYYDKEAALSVISLMKNPATLVPNIYYTPIQMISMLSFCRFTISFRYHFTVFSILAGTVPISVLRGDKLIELVNEFNGLHTGRPENISKVKILNALSNGERLYNKIKLTQKIVIKTLRERGFLNTAFIKNLNSNSFGKRRILNKTKSKPTPPSLLWVRIDSIGDALLSIGMLSEIRKKYDGYRVTVLCQSHVKDLYETCPFVDNIITINKHQAAHDEVYRNRVVKTIRDANPVIALNSQYSREQLSDFFTIESAAREKVAFFGDSGNHLSVDIREKNNLAHSKIIEIYDKKINELRRNEQFLVSLAINTKPLTPQMWLTEEDERFCKDMFNMYNVLPEKLITIAPAAQFNCKVYDRLDEALDGLDDYDICVLGTDDAAPSAEKIERRFKGRVFNLTTKTTLRQTAAVIKNSTLFVGPDSMAAHIACAFDIPNVVMLGGGHPGRFLPYHKTTTAVSLPINCYGCNWDCRYGTYYCIKNIKPETVNYAIKKALSEAFVSKQNKLPEWGVTTGWQLDELRADNRKPQIIFESPSLWDTNIKVPRWKLPDDYINLNEFKIIYTHETPKMNKHFSFNKTPYEFLATAIVSTYKSERFLRQCLTDLCNQTIYNHLEIIVLDANSPENESSIVAEFQKIHSNITYIRTGTRIGVYSAWNIMVKLARGKYITPMSTNDRIRTDAYEILAGYLEEFPNVALVYGNTYKTKNPKDSFDSHSIHSEFSWQEYSYEELLQCNMVGPHPMWRASVHSETGLFDETFVANGDQEFFIRLGSRYELMSVPEYTGVYWLAPDALSMEGKTPETESELAHKKYQQMYIKQMIAKLKNTERPIYIWGAGTAGRITLSILSRLNILPTAFVDSDKNKWGIKTEDLTVYSPNEKVICLDDTSPRPFIIVASLYFREILIELKRARYVNRNDFFTNIYSMKWI